Within Lusitaniella coriacea LEGE 07157, the genomic segment TGCTTTGATGAATGGAGCGACCCAATAGCCACTCCACAAGAGCCATTGACCGATTAATTGGGGCAAACCAACCAAATAGATGGGTTGCTGCCACAGTTCTCCCAGACCGCAAATCCAAGTTGGCAGCAGCATGGCAAATTCAAAGAGAAGGGCGTATAAACCTAGCAGTCGCAAAGCTTTGAGGAATATTTTTCGATCGCGCAAGGCATAATTGCTAGCGAGCAGGAGAACGTAGCTAAATAGGAGGAGATTGGCAGCAATCTCTGACGATTTCGTATCGAAATATCCCCACAGGGCAATTGTCACCATCGCTCCAAAAGCAGGATTGCCATACCGCCAGAGTCTTCGCCATCGAGAACCCGCAACCCTGCGATCGAGTTGCCCGATTCCCCAGATGCCCACCCCCAATCCTCCTGCGAATGCCAGTTCCCAACCCAATATCCATCCCGGCAGCACCAAGGATACATCCTGGGTTTCGATCGCGAACGATTGCCGAACCCAACGAATGACCGCAGCAGTTAATCGCCCGTCGTAGGGTGCGAAAACGTGGTCGGCTGTGGCGGAGATCGCAAGCTGGCGCGCTGTTCCCGCAGCAAAATCTCCGCAGATGTCCCAATCTAAACAAGTGATGTCCGGGCTGGCAGTGGCTGCTTGCATCGCGATCCGTATATCGCGAGGGGAGTTCATTTGGTCGTAAACCCCCACCCCAAAAAATAGGTTCCTGGGGGCGGTTGACGTTGCCGTTCCAGACATACTCAGAACCACCGTCGCCCGTAATTGCGGGTCGATTTGTGCCAATTGTAGGGCCGTTGTGCCGCCCATAGAGTGACCGCCAATGCCGATACGAGTGGGGTCGAGGCGTTCGGGTCGATCGCGAATCCAAGCCAATACCGATCGAGCATCTTCGAGGGTACTGGTTTCTAAACTTTCGATGGATTTTTCAGCAGTGGAGAGAGGGTAAGATTCTCCAAATCCGCCAAAGTCGAAGGTTAGTGCGGCAATTCCGTGTCGCGCCAGTTCCATCGCCAAGGGTGCGGTTGTAGCTTTGCTGTTATTAACCCCGTGACCCAACACCATTACGGGGTAAGGTGTCAGCACGCCTCTTGGGGTATATAGTTTGCCGAAGATCGCGCGATCGGTTTCTAGAGGAATCGCGATCGACTCAGAAGCGATCTGTTTTCCAGGATTGAAGGCAATACATAACCCAAATCCAATTACCAACAGCAGCCAACTCAACAGAAACCAACGAGAAAAATCGGGTGTTCTCATGCCAAAACTCGCATACGGATAGTATCCATTTTGCCATCGCCTTTTCAAATTCAG encodes:
- a CDS encoding alpha/beta hydrolase; the encoded protein is MRTPDFSRWFLLSWLLLVIGFGLCIAFNPGKQIASESIAIPLETDRAIFGKLYTPRGVLTPYPVMVLGHGVNNSKATTAPLAMELARHGIAALTFDFGGFGESYPLSTAEKSIESLETSTLEDARSVLAWIRDRPERLDPTRIGIGGHSMGGTTALQLAQIDPQLRATVVLSMSGTATSTAPRNLFFGVGVYDQMNSPRDIRIAMQAATASPDITCLDWDICGDFAAGTARQLAISATADHVFAPYDGRLTAAVIRWVRQSFAIETQDVSLVLPGWILGWELAFAGGLGVGIWGIGQLDRRVAGSRWRRLWRYGNPAFGAMVTIALWGYFDTKSSEIAANLLLFSYVLLLASNYALRDRKIFLKALRLLGLYALLFEFAMLLPTWICGLGELWQQPIYLVGLPQLIGQWLLWSGYWVAPFIKAAFFPVHTLELQLSGLFVLLVLWEFLRPGATFGAIEWVAVLGVRWLRRPFQVSVGRVSSQQIAGLSILLGLFAIVLHQRATDGLLELFASQGGLVVRQLSLLLVLPLVTIVGCARSRWFRRWEMAAIDDKTFDLT